The Vibrio sp. STUT-A11 region GACCAGTGGTGCAACCAGCATAGAAGTTACCGCAAGCCCCATTCCCAATAGTTTTCCTACACGAACGGATTGTGCTTCAGTAGCATCCGGACGCAGAGTTTTCTTGTAGATGTTTACCGTAAACAGAGTCACCGAAGAGCTAAGTCCGCCACTAAAGGTCGAGAATACCGCTCCAACTACAACTGCGGCGAAGAAGCCAACCAGTACTTCTGGTAGCACAAGGTGAACCAAGTTCGGATAGGCATTGTCTGGGTTGTCTATTTGGCCATTGAACACATGGAAAGCAATGATACCCGGCAAGATAATGATCATTGGAATCATTAGCTTAAAGAATGCACACAGCAGCACACCTTTCTGACCTTCAGCCAAGTTTTTGGCACCCAGTGCTTTCTGAACAATCGACTGGTTGGTACACCAGAAGAACATGTTAGAGACAATTAGACCAGTAAACAGTGTAGAAAATGGGACTAAAGAATCACTGTCACCGATGGAGTTGAACTTATCAGGGTGGCTTTGGTAAACCTCCACCAAACCGCTCCACATATTACCATCACCAACATAGGCTAGTGCGAATCCAGTTACCATCAGTCCTCCAGTAATAAGGCCGACACCGTTAATTGTATCCGCGGCAGCGATAGCTTTAATGCCACCGAATACAGCATAGATAGCACCTAAGCCACCCACTCCCCAGACCATGAGCCACATCGCCGCTGATTTATCGATTGCAAAAACATTGGATACATCAAATAAACTCTCGAGAGCGAGCGCACCCGTATAAAGCACGATCGGCAGTAAAGAAATGACATACATGCTGAGGAAAAGGATCGATGTGATCGTCAGTGTCTGCTTGTCGAAGCGCTTTTCTAGATACTCAGGAATCGTGGAGATGCCGAGTTTGAGATAACGAGGCAGGAAGTACATCGCAAACAATACGATAGTGATTGCCGCCATAACCTCCCAGGCCATAACGATAAAACCAGTTCGGAAAGATAGGCCATTTAGACCCACCAAGTGTTCTGTTGACATATTCATTAACAACATGGAGCCACCGATATAAACACCGGTCAGAGAACGCCCCCCAAGAAAGTAACCTTCCGATGACTCTTCCAGATGAGCCGCACGTGTTTTGTAGTATGCGAACCCTGCTACGAACAGGGTGAATGCAAGAAAGGATAATAGAGCTAACATGTAGCCTCCAAATTGTGTTTGCACGTTGCCATGACGCCAACACAGAATTGGCGCCAGACTACTATTGGAATGTTAAAAAATTTATAGAGTTATTATAATTTGACTTCTTTGCCAGTCTGCAGAGACTCTAGGGCTTTATCAGCCATCACTAAAGCCTGCTCACCGTCATAACCGCTACATTCCGGTTTAGTGCGGCCTGCGAGCACATCAACAAAATGTTCCCATTCAGCTTTGTAAGCCGCATCGTAGCGCTGCAGAAAGAAGTGCTCTGGTTTTGCTGCAGTGCAACCAGCGTCGTTCCACTGCTCAACTGCATCTTCTTTGATGTTGTTGGCAGTCAGCAGACCTTTTTCACCATGCAGTTCGATACGCTGATCATAACCATAGCCAGAACGGCGTGTGTTTGAGATAGTCGCCAAGGCGCCTGATGGGAACTTCATAACAACGAATGCGGTATCTATATCACCAGCTTCACCGATAGCCGGATCAACCAGGTTACTCCCCTGTGCATAGATAGACA contains the following coding sequences:
- a CDS encoding solute:sodium symporter family transporter, giving the protein MLALLSFLAFTLFVAGFAYYKTRAAHLEESSEGYFLGGRSLTGVYIGGSMLLMNMSTEHLVGLNGLSFRTGFIVMAWEVMAAITIVLFAMYFLPRYLKLGISTIPEYLEKRFDKQTLTITSILFLSMYVISLLPIVLYTGALALESLFDVSNVFAIDKSAAMWLMVWGVGGLGAIYAVFGGIKAIAAADTINGVGLITGGLMVTGFALAYVGDGNMWSGLVEVYQSHPDKFNSIGDSDSLVPFSTLFTGLIVSNMFFWCTNQSIVQKALGAKNLAEGQKGVLLCAFFKLMIPMIIILPGIIAFHVFNGQIDNPDNAYPNLVHLVLPEVLVGFFAAVVVGAVFSTFSGGLSSSVTLFTVNIYKKTLRPDATEAQSVRVGKLLGMGLAVTSMLVAPLVANAPDGLFYLIQQLQGIFNSPILSVVLVGLLTKRVPAIAAKLGLVFGMAAYILFNFVIKVDIHFFHLVGLLFVANVVFMLIVGHFYPQDAYEEEYTEQVDITPWAFGKAAASLICLASISMYIFLAHNVPGWVMNGYYVLAIAILGFVFWSIAKELMRVSQSKKVAPVSE